In Drosophila ananassae strain 14024-0371.13 chromosome 3R, ASM1763931v2, whole genome shotgun sequence, the DNA window TCGATTGTTGAATAAATTCATCCgactaaaaataatttgttgatTTTAAATGCGAATGGGTTAATAGTTTCATTAAGGAATGATTTTGGGTCTTCCTGTTTAAGTTTAGTGAAAGCCTTTTTATTTAAGGATTTGCAAAATATAAATAGCATGAATCTAAACTACttcatatttttattctttaagaTTATAGAACTAAAATATCATATGAAGTGATATCTAATATATTATCCCTCAAAGAAAAAGACATTTCATTGTGAAATACCTTTTCTTAACAAGATAATCTATAActttaattaatcttattatTTTCCCATAAGAATCAACAGGTTTATTTATACTACGATAGAAATAATACCATTTTCTAATCTTAAAAGTGAGAAAGAAAATTTCAACCGAAAACGAAATAATATGATATAATGGCCAGAATGAAAGTTCAGTCTTTGTTTGCCAACTTTTGCCCTGTAAGGCTTAAGAATTTATGATGTCTGATTACCATCGAATCAATTGATAATCTCGACTGGATTTTGGGCCCGTCCAGTCCACCGTTTGCCTCCTGATTTATGAACTCTATTATAAGCTCAGGAAAAGCACAGACTTTTGGAGGCGTGTGCCAGCGATTGAGGTTCCAGTTTTGAGAGTCATGCACTCGACCAATCAAAGCGCCCTCGAGTGGAAGCTCCTTATCGAAAAGATAATGAAAGTACTGGACTAAAATCGGTAAAGTCGTAAGAGAAAGCTCGAAAAGCTCCGATTTATTTAACAACATGTTGCTGAAGTTCTGATGCTTCATGATACAATAATAATAAGGGCATATAAACTGAAAATaatactaaaaaataaaggatGAGTAACTTCTTATATTAACTATTTGTATAAGTAATAGTTCCTTTCTATTTCCTCTGTTCTCTAGGAAGATTTGGGTACTCCAATTCCAATGTATTTATTAatcattataaatataaataataaaatattttaaattataagctAGAATAGGGAGAGATCAATTTATGGTCCCTTATTGTCTGGTTCATTCACATTAGTCTTATCTTATCATTGCGAATAGTTTCCGAACCACTAACTGTCTTTCAATAGACAGTGTTCTAGTGTTTTATGATCAACATTGACCGGAATTGATACAATAAATTACTCCAAAACAAAGAGTGCGAAAAATCGAAGACAAAGTGGGTCAAAAATCGACGGGATCCAGACTGATCGGTGACTATTTTTTACGAGTATTTGAAGTGGATGCAGGCGCCTTAaaagattgttttttaatCAGTCAACAGCTCCGGACAATGGCAGGACAAAAGCTGGGCCGTATCGGGGCCAAGAATAATGCCGCTTCAGGATCGTAAATCTCTCGATACCCCTAAGCACTTTTGATAACGATAGCAAGGGGATCTCTGAGTGGGTATTGACTTTCTAGCTATATAAGGTACTCTTTCAACTGGCATAAGAAACAAACTGCAACAGCAATTCCAACACGCAACATCATGAGACAATTTGTGGTTCTATTGGCCCTGGCTGTGGCCACCGTTACGGGCAGCCTGATCCCCCAGCCGGGATTCCCGGAGGGTCGCGTCATTAACGGAGAAGCGGCGAAGGTCGGAGAGGCGCCCTTTATTGTCTCACTGCAAACACCGCAGGGATCGCATTTCTGCGGTGGATCCTTAATCGCCGAGGATCGTGTCCTCACCGCCGGACACTGCATGACTTCCTCACACTTCTTGGTTGTGGGCGGAGTCAATGATCGGACCGACCAGTCGAATGCCCAAGTGAGAGTGGTGTCGAACTCCAGCCAATACGTGGTCCATAAACAATACAGCGGTAGCGTGGGTCCCTACGACATCGCCATGATCCACCTGGATGAGCCCTTCAATCTGAACGCTGTGGCCCGCGACGGCAGCTATCCGATGGCTGCCATCGATCTGCCCAGCAAAAACTACCAGGGAACCGGCGACGGCACCCTCTACGGCTGGGGACGCGACTACTGGGGGGCTGTGCCACTTGTTCTGCAGAAGCTGGACACCGACATTGTCGACTCGAAGACTTGCGCTGATGAACTGCCCTCCAACAGCAAACTCCACGAGACGAATGTCTGCAGTCATATCAAAGGAAAACCGGACGGAGCCTGCAACGGAGACAGTGGCGGTCCAATGGTCCAGGGTAACACGCTGGTGGGCATCGTATCCTGGGGATACACTCCCTGTGCTACCACCACGTATCCCTCTGTCTATACCGATGTCGGCTGCTATATTGATTGGATTGCCGAGCAGTCGGCGAAATTCCGCTCCTAAGCTTATAAACtctcaataaataaacgaacattttttactatataattattaattagaaGATACTTTTAATAGAAAAAGTTGGGctcatattaaaatttatgaagCTAATGGCAGTTTAATATATTGTTGATATACTGCTGAGATTTCCGGGAAATTATTACCCTGGTTataattagaaaataaataaagtttcaACAGCTTTTCAGAACCATTAT includes these proteins:
- the LOC6507510 gene encoding lectizyme gives rise to the protein MRQFVVLLALAVATVTGSLIPQPGFPEGRVINGEAAKVGEAPFIVSLQTPQGSHFCGGSLIAEDRVLTAGHCMTSSHFLVVGGVNDRTDQSNAQVRVVSNSSQYVVHKQYSGSVGPYDIAMIHLDEPFNLNAVARDGSYPMAAIDLPSKNYQGTGDGTLYGWGRDYWGAVPLVLQKLDTDIVDSKTCADELPSNSKLHETNVCSHIKGKPDGACNGDSGGPMVQGNTLVGIVSWGYTPCATTTYPSVYTDVGCYIDWIAEQSAKFRS